From a region of the Corythoichthys intestinalis isolate RoL2023-P3 chromosome 7, ASM3026506v1, whole genome shotgun sequence genome:
- the cfap144 gene encoding protein FAM183A, with product MATKEKDLVHQNAIQVEMIRKEQRQQRLHTEFSINPHRKLHILPDKPMCRKPQEVIPENSDFIEAFHKARQEPTKKYPMPMTESQEIGWVSTALIQTNRNDNRLNFFRHSSDITKHQESILRTSK from the exons ATGGCAACAAAGGAAAAAGATTTGGTCCATCAGAATGCAATTCAGGTCGAGATGATCAGGAAAGAGCAAAGACAACAAAGACTTCACACAGAGTTTAGCATCAATCCACACCGAAAGT TACACATTTTACCAGACAAACCAATGTGCAGAAAACCACAAGAAGTGATTCCTGAAAATT CCGATTTCATCGAAGCCTTTCACAAAGCTCGCCAGGAGCCCACTAAGAAATACCCAATGCCAATGACTGAAAGTCAGGAGATCGGATGGGTGTCTACAGCCCTG aTCCAAACAAATCGCAATGACAATAGATTGAATTTCTTCCGACACAGCTCAGATATTACCAAGCATCAAGAGTCGATCCTACGCActtcaaaataa
- the ebna1bp2 gene encoding probable rRNA-processing protein EBP2 isoform X1, which translates to MVIAREIMELVEEDELLSEESEDENSEMSDSALQDAFAKGLLKPGMNVLVEKPKQFANNVDAMKQCLADLKKDLPWVERLDLTNPPVEDVLAKMGGKKESESNGEVNANDDFQREMYFYRQAQATVLEALPLLKKNCIATKRPDDYFAEMAKSDQHMQKIRKKLLSKQAIMERSEKAKKLREQRKFGKKVQVEVIQRRQKEKKAMMTAVKKYQKGMTDKLDFLDGDERERNAPAKGASQKSKKTLNKKGPSAKRKYKDQKFGFGGKKSGKKWNTKESHNDVSSFRAKVANAKGPKGKKGKGGKQNKRPGKSVRRKMKARS; encoded by the exons ATGGTTATTGCAAGGGAGATCATGGAGCTGGTAGAGGAGGATGAGCTGCTCAGCGAGGAGTCAGAAGATGAAAACAGCGAAATGTCAGACAGCGCA CTCCAGGACGCTTTCGCAAAAGGACTGTTAAAACCTGGAATGAACGTGTTGGTGGAAAAACCTAAACAATTTGCCAACAATGTG gatgcaatgaaacAGTGTTTGGCTGACTTGAAGAAAGATCTTCCCTGGGTGGAAAGATTGGACTTAACCAACCCACCTGTTGAAGATGTCCTTGCTAAGATGGGAGGAAAAAAGGAAAGTGAGAGCAATGGAGAAGTCAATGCAAATGATGATTTCCAGAGAGAGATGTACTT CTACCGGCAGGCGCAAGCAACAGTTCTTGAGGCATTGCCTctcttgaaaaaaaactgcattgCCACCAAGAGGCCTGACGACTACTTTGCTGAGATGGCCAAGTCTGACCAGCACATGCAAAAG ATCAGGAAGAAGCTACTTTCTAAGCAGGCGATAATGGAGAGGTCAGAGAAGGCAAAGAAGTTACGCGAACAGAGGAAATTTGGCAAAAAG GTGCAAGTAGAAGTCATCCAGAGGCGACAGAAGGAGAAGAAGGCAATGATGACCGCTGTAAAGAAATATCAAAAAG GAATGACTGATAAGTTGGATTTCTTGGATGGAGATGAAAGAGAACGAAATGCACCCGCTAAAGGTGCCTCTCAGAAATCAAAGAAGACATTGAACAAGAAGGG CCCTAGTGCCAAGAGAAAATATAAGGACCAGAAATTTGGTTTTGGAGGCAAGAAAAGTGGAAAGAAGTGGAACACGAAAGAAAGCCACAATGATGTGTCCAGTTTCCGCGCTAAAGTGGCTAATGCAaagggtccaaaaggaaagaaAGGAAAAGGCGGAAAACAAAAT AAACGTCCAGGGAAGTCTGTTCGCAGGAAAATGAAGGCTCGCTCATAA
- the ebna1bp2 gene encoding probable rRNA-processing protein EBP2 isoform X2, producing MELVEEDELLSEESEDENSEMSDSALQDAFAKGLLKPGMNVLVEKPKQFANNVDAMKQCLADLKKDLPWVERLDLTNPPVEDVLAKMGGKKESESNGEVNANDDFQREMYFYRQAQATVLEALPLLKKNCIATKRPDDYFAEMAKSDQHMQKIRKKLLSKQAIMERSEKAKKLREQRKFGKKVQVEVIQRRQKEKKAMMTAVKKYQKGMTDKLDFLDGDERERNAPAKGASQKSKKTLNKKGPSAKRKYKDQKFGFGGKKSGKKWNTKESHNDVSSFRAKVANAKGPKGKKGKGGKQNKRPGKSVRRKMKARS from the exons ATGGAGCTGGTAGAGGAGGATGAGCTGCTCAGCGAGGAGTCAGAAGATGAAAACAGCGAAATGTCAGACAGCGCA CTCCAGGACGCTTTCGCAAAAGGACTGTTAAAACCTGGAATGAACGTGTTGGTGGAAAAACCTAAACAATTTGCCAACAATGTG gatgcaatgaaacAGTGTTTGGCTGACTTGAAGAAAGATCTTCCCTGGGTGGAAAGATTGGACTTAACCAACCCACCTGTTGAAGATGTCCTTGCTAAGATGGGAGGAAAAAAGGAAAGTGAGAGCAATGGAGAAGTCAATGCAAATGATGATTTCCAGAGAGAGATGTACTT CTACCGGCAGGCGCAAGCAACAGTTCTTGAGGCATTGCCTctcttgaaaaaaaactgcattgCCACCAAGAGGCCTGACGACTACTTTGCTGAGATGGCCAAGTCTGACCAGCACATGCAAAAG ATCAGGAAGAAGCTACTTTCTAAGCAGGCGATAATGGAGAGGTCAGAGAAGGCAAAGAAGTTACGCGAACAGAGGAAATTTGGCAAAAAG GTGCAAGTAGAAGTCATCCAGAGGCGACAGAAGGAGAAGAAGGCAATGATGACCGCTGTAAAGAAATATCAAAAAG GAATGACTGATAAGTTGGATTTCTTGGATGGAGATGAAAGAGAACGAAATGCACCCGCTAAAGGTGCCTCTCAGAAATCAAAGAAGACATTGAACAAGAAGGG CCCTAGTGCCAAGAGAAAATATAAGGACCAGAAATTTGGTTTTGGAGGCAAGAAAAGTGGAAAGAAGTGGAACACGAAAGAAAGCCACAATGATGTGTCCAGTTTCCGCGCTAAAGTGGCTAATGCAaagggtccaaaaggaaagaaAGGAAAAGGCGGAAAACAAAAT AAACGTCCAGGGAAGTCTGTTCGCAGGAAAATGAAGGCTCGCTCATAA